GGGTCCGGTATCGACCGGCGGCGCGGGCGGGATGACGGCGGTATATTGGGCAGTGGGGCTCATGAAAATGCTTTCGGACATGAAAAAGCCCGCCTGATGAGGGCGGGCGGCTGTTCGCTTGGAAGGACGGTGACGACTTCAGTTCACCGCCAACGCCATCGCGCTGCCGCCACCATGTTCCGCCACTGATGCCACTGCTGGATCATGGCGGCCTTCTTTCCGGCACGCGCCATGCTTGTCAATGCCTTGGACGCACGCCACGACACGGCCGATGGACCATAGGATCACCATCGCGGGCGCGGGCAGCATCGGTTGTTTCGTCGGCGGGCTGGCCGCGCTCGGCGGCAACCGGGTGACCTTGCTCGGGCGGCCGACGCTGGTTGACACGGTGGCGACGAAGGGCCTGACCCTGACGAGCTTCGAAGGCTGCTCGGAGGCGATTTCGAGCAGCGACGTCGCGGTCACCGCCGACCCTCAGGCCGCCTTCGCCGACGCCAGCCTGATCCTCGTCACAGTCAAGAGCGGGCAGACCGAGGAAATGGGCCGCCTCATCGCGACACATGCGCCCGAGACGGCAGTGGTGGTCAGCCTTCAGAACGGGCTCGACAATGCAGCGCGGCTGCGGGCGGTGCTGCCCGGTCGCCGGATCCATGCCGGGATGGTGAGCTTCAACGTGCTCGGTCGCGGCGACGGGGTCTTCCATCGCGGGACCAGCGGGCCGGTGGTGATCGAGGACGTCGGCGGCGAGTGCCCGCTGTTCGTGGCGCCGCATCTCGATCTCGTCTGCCACCCGCGGATGGACGAGGTGCTGGCGGGCAAACTCCTCTACAACCTGAATAATGCGCTCAACGCCCTGTCGGGCCTGACGCTCGCCGAGCAGCTCGCCGACCGGCGCTGGCGCAAGCTCTTCGCCGCCGCGCAGGACGAGGCGCTGGCGGTGTTCCGGGCCGAGGGGCTCGCG
This genomic window from Sphingomonas rosea contains:
- a CDS encoding 2-dehydropantoate 2-reductase, translating into MDHRITIAGAGSIGCFVGGLAALGGNRVTLLGRPTLVDTVATKGLTLTSFEGCSEAISSSDVAVTADPQAAFADASLILVTVKSGQTEEMGRLIATHAPETAVVVSLQNGLDNAARLRAVLPGRRIHAGMVSFNVLGRGDGVFHRGTSGPVVIEDVGGECPLFVAPHLDLVCHPRMDEVLAGKLLYNLNNALNALSGLTLAEQLADRRWRKLFAAAQDEALAVFRAEGLAPWSMSKIPVTRMPRMLRLPNFLFRQVAKRGVRIDRTARSSMWEDLERRRPTEIGDLQGAIIRRGEKLGIATPVNRVIADAIRAAEQAGAGSPGLSPDVLLSRVS